From Aedes albopictus strain Foshan chromosome 1, AalbF5, whole genome shotgun sequence, one genomic window encodes:
- the LOC109431142 gene encoding activator of basal transcription 1-like: MVKSAKKLKRKSLNGSQWEEAALSDDEPPKRKLVVAPPESDEDDDEEDVVSDHSEPESEQNSEANDDSEPESEESEPKRSKVKLVTPLKKKKTGIIYISSIPKHMNVTILRELLEPYGDVGRIYLQPERKDGAIKKKTAKGKRAMLRYTEGWVEFKRKRVAKAVVQHLNTKPISAKKKSVFCDILWSMKYLPRFKWIHLSERLAYERAVYKQKLRTEIAQARKEASFFQSHLDQSEAVRKKAKKEKKANKE; this comes from the exons ATGGTCAAATCTGCTAAAAAGCTGAAGCGGAAATCCCTGAACGGTTCCCAGTGGGAAGAGGCGGCACTATCAGACGATGAGCCGCCGAAGCGGAAACTCGTCGTTGCACCGCCTGAaagcgacgaagacgacgacgaggaAGATGTCGTGAGCGACCATTCGGAACCTGAGAGCGAGCAAAATTCCGAAGCAAACGATGACTCGGAACCGGAATCGGAAGAATCTGAACCTAAACGCAGCAAAGTAAAACTGGTCACACCGTTGAAAAAGAAGAAAACCGGCATCATCTACATCTCGTCGATTCCGAAGCATATGAACGTGACGATTCTGAGGGAACTGCTCGAACCGTACGGTGATGTGGGGAGGATCTATTTGCAACCGGAGCGGAAAG ACGGTGCGATTAAGAAGAAAACGGCCAAAGGAAAGCGTGCCATGCTGCGGTACACCGAGGGTTGGGTGGAATTCAAACGGAAGCGGGTGGCCAAGGCGGTCGTCCAGCACCTCAACACCAAACCGATCAGCGCCAAGAAGAAGTCGGTGTTCTGTGATATCCTGTGGAGCATGAAGTACCTGCCGCGGTTCAAGTGGATCCACCTGAGCGAACGGTTGGCCTACGAGCGAGCCGTGTACAAGCAGAAACTTCGGACGGAGATCGCCCAGGCCCGGAAGGAGGCCAGCTTCTTCCAGAGCCATCTGGATCAGAGCGAGGCGGTGCGGAAAAAGGCGAAGAAGGAAAAGAAGGCGAATAAAGAGTAG
- the LOC115256450 gene encoding zinc finger protein 480-like, producing the protein MNPAEVVCRTCLAECVPMMNLFTSCELPAPVPSSAVTEDGEQSLSGMGTQVAIQLGSIYSELTQLPLIQEEAPHFRLGGISCHVCIRCVEQLKQFYLFRSKAVRAYEELQTKASIAEIICQLDQSSIGSVRNDRLEEDFAEDLIAGDGDLQERFKKPLAEGEQRCEMCKKVFKNRKMLARHQEIHSSENKYKCRYCGRWFRARSSWYNHELKHRNAIGKEEKLEREFLCEVCAKGFKTKKQLKDHLEIVHQGVKRYHCDICKKSFTRNGSLAEHKLIQHAGIKQFACNVCGKTFGKEDSLKTHRSIHLGRRFRCEVCSKTFLKRAFLTAHVAKYHPTDETPKVNSCEICKKVFSSSSHLKDHLKIHSDERPESCKLCGASFRQKQQLKVHMYQHLGKPYKCQFCTAAFGIRARLMSHLSKNHAAEIQNMSRSSEQEPLAMVAEPPDFGDGAINEEILNEICCQIDANQIALQNIIEDDGVNLIYSSNEHIVFFDDGNNLLPEEIDGVVDASTIGQLYDFTKQGYNLPEGNDNKG; encoded by the exons ATGAACCCTGCGGAAGTGGTCTGCCGGACCTGCCTGGCAGAATGCGTACCAATGATGAATCTCTTCACCAGCTGTGAGCTCCCCGCTCCAGTTCCTTCCTCAGCAGTAACCGAAGACGGCGAACAATCGCTCTCCGGAATGGGCACGCAAGTGGCCATTCAGCTGGGCAGTATTTACAGCGAATTGACGCAGCTTCCTCTAATTCAAGAGGAAGCGCCCCATTTTAGGCTGGGTGGCATTTCGTGCCATGTGTGCATCCGGTGCGTGGAACAGTTGAAGCAGTTCTATTTGTTCCGAAGTAAGGCGGTCAGGGCGTACGAAGAGCTGCAGACCAAGGCCAGCATAGCGGAGATCATTTGCCAGCTGGATCAGAGCTCGATCGGGAGCGTGCGGAACGATCGGCTGGAGGAGGACTTTGCCGAGGATTTGATTGCTGGGGATGGTGACCTGCAGGAACGGTTCAAGAAGCCACTGGCAGAGGGGGAGCAGCGATGCGAGATGTGCAAGAAAGTGTTCAAGAACAGGAAGATGCTGGCTAGGCATCAGGAGATCCATTCGAGCGAGAACAAGTACAAGTGCCGGTACTGCGGACGGTGGTTCCGGGCCAGAAGCAGCTGGTATAATCACGAGTTGAAACATAGGAATGCGATCGGGAAGGAGGAGAAGCTGGAGCGGGAGTTTCTTTGCGAAGTCTGCGCGAAGGGGTTCAAGACGAAGAAGCAGCTAAAGGATCATCTGGAGATTGTGCATCAGGGCGTGAAGCGGTACCATTGCGACATTTGTAAGAAGAGTTTCACCCGGAATGGGTCGCTGGCGGAGCACAAGCTGATTCAGCACGCGGGGATCAAGCAGTTTGCGTGCAACGTTTGCGGGAAGACGTTCGGAAAGGAGGATTCGCTGAAGACGCACCGTTCGATACACCTGGGACGGAGATTCCGGTGCGAG GTTTGCTCGAAAACCTTCCTGAAGCGAGCTTTCTTGACGGCCCATGTGGCAAAGTATCACCCAACGGATGAAACTCCCAAGGTCAATTCGTGCGAAATTTGCAAAAAGGTTTTTAGTTCCTCTTCCCATTTGAAGGACCATCTGAAGATTCATTCCGATGAAAGACCGGAATCATGCAAGCTGTGTGGAGCATCCTTCCGGCAGAAGCAACAGTTGAAGGTTCACATGTACCAGCACTTGGGAAAGCCCTACAAATGTCAGTTTTGTACGGCGGCCTTCGGAATCCGTGCTCGCCTGATGAGTCACCTGTCGAAGAATCACGCAGCCGAAATACAGAACATGTCCCGGTCATCGGAACAGGAACCATTGGCAATGGTGGCGGAACCTCCGGACTTTGGCGACGGGGCAATCAACGAGGAGATACTGAACGAGATCTGCTGCCAAATCGATGCCAACCAGATCGCGCTGCAGAACATCATCGAGGACGACGGGGTCAATCTGATCTACAGCAGCAACGAGCATATCGTGTTCTTCGACGACGGGAACAACCTGCTACCGGAGGAGATCGACGGAGTGGTGGATGCCAGCACCATTGGCCAACTGTACGACTTCACCAAACAGGGGTACAACCTTCCCGAGGGGAACGACAATAAAGGCTAG